Genomic DNA from Vagococcus luciliae:
CGGTCGCTTATCTTTAGGTAATTGACACAATAGATAAAGCAACACCATGGAGTCAACTCCTCCAGACACTCCTACCACAATATTGGTTTGCGGCGTCAACTGATACTCTGACTGAATAATCTTTTCAAATTTTTGATACACAAACTTTCCTCCACTTTTCCATATAAAAAAAGGATAAGAGAACTCTCTTACCCTTCTATCTATTTAGTTACGACGTCCGCCACGTCCGCCACGTTTTCCTTCAGTACTGCGTTTTAATGTACTTAATCTATCATCACTATCTTTTAAGAAGTTAGTCATTAATGAATCAAAACTTTCTTTTTGTGGAGTAGCTACTGCTGCAGGTTTACGATTATTTCTACCACGGTCATTTCCACCTCGGTTGTTACGATCAGACTGGTAATTATTTGATGAACGTTTGTATTCTTTACGCTCACGCTGTGCTGGGCGTTCTTCTTCGTTGGCACGCTTGATTGATAACCCAATTTTTCCGTCATCTCCAACGCTCATTACTTTTACTTCAACTTCATCATTCATCTTTAAAACATCGTTGATATCTTTTACAAAGCTATTAGATACCTCACTAATATGTACCAATCCTGTTTTTCCATCGCCTAAATCTACAAACGCTCCAAAATTAGTAATACCTGACACTTTACCAGATAACTTTGTCCCCACTTCGATTGACATAAAAAAATTTTTCCTCCTTGAATCCTCTTTATATATTATTTTTTTATTAACTTAATACTCGATTACCGCTGTTTTAATTTGCACCACTCAGTCCTGGAATACTGTATACTTGTTCGCCTTCTTTAGAGTAAAAATATTTGGCACGTGCAACTTTCTCAACATATTCGGGATCCTTTAACAATTTTACTTCGTTTTCCAAATCCTTCTTTTCTGTTTTTACTTTTGCATATTCCTTTTTTACCTCTGTGTGATTTTGTTGTAGTGATAACAGATGTTGTCCATTGCGAAATAAGTTAATTCCCATGAACGTAAATAAACCAAAGGCTAATACAAACATAACCGTTAAGCGTCGACGTTTGTAAATCATTTGTTTTTGTTCACGTTGAGCTTTCGCCATTTGCGACGAAGGTTTTTTTTCACTTGTCTCAAGGGCCAATAACGTTTTTTTCTCACTCATGATACACTAGACTCCATTTCTGTTTATACTTGTGTTCATTATACCAACTAGCCTCATTAATGTCTAATACTTATCGCTGATTTTAGTCTTGATTTTTGGTTTCGCTAATAATTTCGTATAAATCTTTTGCTTCATCTTTTTTAGTTGTGTCTTTTAAGTCTAATACTTTAACTTCTAATGTTTTATTACCAAACATGATTGTAATCACATCTCCTATTTTAACAGAAGTCGATGATTTAGCTAATTTGTGATTCACTTGAATCCGACCTTTATCAGCTATTTCTTTTGCAATTGTTCGACGTTTTATAATTCTTGAAATTTTTAAAAATTTATCTAATCTCATCATTGTCCTCCTAAATCTATTAATAAAAATGTTTATATATTTTTTGGCCAAATGGCAACATGTTCCATTCATCATAACTAAATAATTTTAATTTCACAATACTTATTAGATAGATAGTAACTCCAATACAGACACCTACTAGTGTTAAAGCAAACGTCACTCCTCGATGGGTCATGAGTAAACCGTTAGCTAAACAGATAACTCTAAATCCATAGACTCCAATAGTCATCAACCCTAAACTAATCAATAATTTCATTAAAAAAAGTTTGCCAACCGCTACGTCGAATTCCTTACGGATCAGGTAATGATGCAAGACAAGTAAACAACCTAACAACCCTAGTAACGTACTCACACTTGAACCCATTGTTCCAAAATAATAGGTTAAAGATGGTGTCAAAACACTCTTCAATAACACACCAAATATTGCAGCGACAAATTGATAATGTACTCGGTTTTGACTTTGATAAATTGTTTGATACGTTTGAATCATTGAGGCAATACTAACAGACAGTACAAATAGCGACAATGTTGATGCTCCATCATTGTTACTAAAAAGTGTCACATTAACAAATGGAATCATGATGGCTAATCCAATACCTGCTGCCATAGAAATACTCAATGACACTTTTAAATAGGATAACACCATTGATTGATAATCTGATTTCTTTTTACTTTTATAGTAATGAGTTAACGTTGGCATGAATGTAGCAGTCATTGCGATGGCCACAACCAATCCTAATTGTACCAATGGCTGACCTCTATCAAAGACTCCCTTTGCTATCTTAGCCGACAAATCGGGTAGTCCTGAAAAGACTAAATATTTTTTTATCGTAAATGAATCAATCAATTGAAAAATAACGAGATAAGCACTAAAAAAGCAAATCGTCCCACCTTCTAATACTAATCGTCTTAGCAACCCATTATCACGCTGCTCCTTTGAGGAAATTGGATAAAAAGATAACGGCTGCTTTCTTGCATAGTATATTAACACCACAATCGCACATATTCCACCCACAATCGCACCAGATGTGGCAATACTTCCTATTTGGTAAACATTTAAACTTTGCGTATAAAACAACCAACCAGAAAGTAAAATAATCCCCACACGAATCCCCTGTTCCACTAACTGAGACGTTGCAGTTGGTAACATATTCACCTCTCCTTGAAAATAACCTCTAAAAGTAGATAAAAATGGTACCAGTAAAAATACCAACGATACAACACGAATAAGTGGTATGAGCTCTTTGTCTCCCATCATCATGGCAATGAGTGGTGACCCAACAAATAACCCTAAAAACAAACAGATAGACAAGAAACTAACATAATAAAAAAATTGGGTGAGAATTTTCTTTCTTTCAATCAAAGACTCTTCACTAGCTAAAATTTTTGATAAAAATACAGGCATACCAGATAACGAAAATGTCATCGCAATACCATAGATAGGGTACACTTGTTGATACACATAAAACCCTTCGTCTCCCACTAAATTTTGAAATGGCACGCGATACACAGCGCTCAGTATCTTCACCACAAAAGAAGTAATCGTTAAAATCAACGTTCCTTTTAAAACAGTTTTTTCTACTTTAATTTTTTCCATCCGCATCATCCTGTACATCTTTTTTAGCATATCGCTCTTGCCTTAATGCTTCAATAAATGTAGACACTTCATGTAACCATGTTGCAATGGTTGTGTCTTTACCTAGTTTGAATGTCACAGCCAAATGCTCATCTGTACTAATTTCTGCTTTTAAAGTTGTTTTTGATAAAGCTTTAAACAATTGTTCGATTGTGTAAGCAGATGTCCCTTCTTTGCTTAATTCAATATAAATCGATTGCTTTTTCTTTTGAATTTTATCAATTAAGGCAAAATCAGCATTCATTTTTATCAACCCAATAGTTAATAAATTTGCGACTTCATCAGGGTATTCACCAAATCGGTCTAATAGATCAGCTTCTAATTCATCATACATCTCTTGATTTTCAAGTTGTCTAATTCGCTTATACATTTCAATTTTTTGACGTTCATCTTCTATGTAATCATTTGGAATATACGCATCAATGCCCAAGTCAATTTCAGTCATCGTTTTTGTCTCTTTACTATCGACACCACGCTTACGATTAACTGCTTCATTTAACATATGGGTATACATGTCAAATCCGACTGAGTCAATAAAGCCGTGTTGTTGAGCCCCTAGTAAGTTTCCAGCACCTCGAATTGATAGATCTCGCATCGCAATTTTAAATCCAGAACCTAGTTCAGTAAAATCTTTAATCGCTTGAAGTCGTTTCTCGCTCACTTCATTTAATACTTTTTGTGGTTCATACATAAAATAAGCATACGCCACACGGTTACTTCGACCAACGCGACCTCTTAACTGATAAAGCTGAGATAAGCCCATGTGATCGGCATTTTCCACAAACAATGTATTCACATTAGGAATATCCACGCCTGTTTCAATAATGGTAGTCGTCACTAAAATATCGTACTCTCCATTGATAAATTCCATCAACGCATTTTCTAATTGCACTTCAGTCATTTGCCCATGAGCATAAGAAATACGTGCATCTGGTAATAGCATTTTCAACTCATCGACTTTTTGTTCAATTGTATCCACACGATTGTACAAGTAAAAAATTTGCCCACCACGAGCAATTTCTCGTTCACACGCCTCACGTATCGCTCCTGGATTTTTTTCCATCACATATGTTTGTACTGGATAACGATTGGCTGGAGGGGTTTCAATCACAGATAAATCTCGCACACCCAACATGGACATGTGCAATGTTCTTGGAATCGGTGTAGCTGTCAGTGTCAACACATCAACTTGCGCACGTAATTGTTTTAATCGCTCTTTATGCTTCACTCCAAAACGTTGTTCTTCATCAATAATCAATAACCCTAAATCCATAAATTCTAAATCTTTTGACAAAATACGATGTGTGCCGACAATAATATCCACTTGACCTTTTTTTAATTGATCAATCGTTTCTTCTTGTTGTTTTTTCGTTCTAAATCGACTCATTAACCCAATACTGACTGGGAAATTTTTAAATCGGTCTAACATTGTTTCATAATGCTGTTGAGCTAAGATAGTCGTTGGGACTAAGAATGCAACTTGCTTGCCATCTCTTACCGCCTTAAACGCCGCACGCAACGCTACTTCGGTTTTCCCATAACCCACGTCCCCTACAAGCAAACGGTCCATTGGTCGTTTTTTCTCCATGTCTTTCTTAATTTCTTGGATACTTCGCAATTGGTCGTCCGTTTCTGCGTACGGGAAGGCATTGTCGAACTCATGCTGGTAATCGTCATCTGGTGAAAAAGCATATCCTACTTCAGCTTCTCTTGCTGCATATAATTGAATTAAATCATCCGCGATATCTTCAACTTTAGCCGATACTTTTTTCTTTGTCTTCGTCCACTCACTACCACCTAATTTATTAATACGTGGCGTCTTAGACTCAGATGCGACATATTTTTGAATCAAATCTAACTGGGTCACCGGAATAAATAATTTATCATTATTTTGATACAAAATGGTCATGTAATCTTGATGCGTGCCACCACTAAGCAATGTTTCCATTCCGATATATTTCCCAATACCATGATTAGCATGAACCACATAATCACCAGGACTTAATTCATTATAACTCTTTAATCGTTCCGCATTGGATATGGTTTGTTTACGTGCTTGGCGTTTAGTTCTGGTATGTAGAATTTCTTTTTCTACTAACACGATTAAGTTATCTTGTGGCAACTCAAACCCTGATTCTAATAAGCCAACTTGGATTTGTGCTTGCCCTTTTAATAACTCTTTTTTGTTATTGACGACAACAGAAATGTCTGCATCAATAAACAAGCGTTCTACCGTTTTACTACGTTCGTCATTTTCGACTAGTACCACGACCGTTTGTTTTTGTTTTGCCCAACGGTCCATCTCTGCTTTTAAGAGTGGCAATTGTCCAAAGAACTGTTGCATCGCTCGATATTCAAACGGATAAATTGAAGAAAAACGTAAATTCCCCATTCCTTTTTGAAATAGAGAGAAAAATGTCCGATTTTGAGGCATTTTTTTCATAATCTGTCTGAAATCACCACCCAATGTCCGATCTTCAAACACTGGATTGTCTTCTAACTTGATGGTTAACCATTCTGATTCTTCTCGTAAAATCTCTTTTTCAGTATCAATCATGCGACTGTAATCATCAACTAATACCAAATCATCATGAGATAAATAGTCACTTAAATGATATTTTTCCTCATAAATCATATCAATATATTGACTAATATCATCAGTCGGGTGACCACTACCCCACTCACCCACTGTATAATTTTTATAAGCAGTTAACTGATTTTTTCTATCAATATCTTTTATACCATCAATTTTTTTACTTAACGCATCGTCTAAAACACTAGCGGCGTTGGCTAATTCCTCTTTTGTTACCACTTGATCCATAGCCGGTGGAATTAATAACTGATTCACATCTGATAGGGAACGTTGGGTTTCTACATCAAACAAACGCAGTGAATCAATCTCATCATCAAACAAATCGATACGTACAGGATATTCACTAGTTAAAGGATAAATATCAATGATACT
This window encodes:
- a CDS encoding putative polysaccharide biosynthesis protein, coding for MEKIKVEKTVLKGTLILTITSFVVKILSAVYRVPFQNLVGDEGFYVYQQVYPIYGIAMTFSLSGMPVFLSKILASEESLIERKKILTQFFYYVSFLSICLFLGLFVGSPLIAMMMGDKELIPLIRVVSLVFLLVPFLSTFRGYFQGEVNMLPTATSQLVEQGIRVGIILLSGWLFYTQSLNVYQIGSIATSGAIVGGICAIVVLIYYARKQPLSFYPISSKEQRDNGLLRRLVLEGGTICFFSAYLVIFQLIDSFTIKKYLVFSGLPDLSAKIAKGVFDRGQPLVQLGLVVAIAMTATFMPTLTHYYKSKKKSDYQSMVLSYLKVSLSISMAAGIGLAIMIPFVNVTLFSNNDGASTLSLFVLSVSIASMIQTYQTIYQSQNRVHYQFVAAIFGVLLKSVLTPSLTYYFGTMGSSVSTLLGLLGCLLVLHHYLIRKEFDVAVGKLFLMKLLISLGLMTIGVYGFRVICLANGLLMTHRGVTFALTLVGVCIGVTIYLISIVKLKLFSYDEWNMLPFGQKIYKHFY
- the mfd gene encoding transcription-repair coupling factor, which encodes MYLNQSIMTIIEQDKQVKEWLDNSETQKSQLITGLAGSAKTLVMSTLLKKNKKIMIVTPNLYYGTKLMDDLQHIVDESYLHFFPVDEVAAVEMSFSSPEALAERINSMVFLNNDEPGILVTPLAGLRRFLPAPNNWKDNVWSVEVGGTIDLTSLPETLVSLGYVREQMIGKPGEFSIRGSIIDIYPLTSEYPVRIDLFDDEIDSLRLFDVETQRSLSDVNQLLIPPAMDQVVTKEELANAASVLDDALSKKIDGIKDIDRKNQLTAYKNYTVGEWGSGHPTDDISQYIDMIYEEKYHLSDYLSHDDLVLVDDYSRMIDTEKEILREESEWLTIKLEDNPVFEDRTLGGDFRQIMKKMPQNRTFFSLFQKGMGNLRFSSIYPFEYRAMQQFFGQLPLLKAEMDRWAKQKQTVVVLVENDERSKTVERLFIDADISVVVNNKKELLKGQAQIQVGLLESGFELPQDNLIVLVEKEILHTRTKRQARKQTISNAERLKSYNELSPGDYVVHANHGIGKYIGMETLLSGGTHQDYMTILYQNNDKLFIPVTQLDLIQKYVASESKTPRINKLGGSEWTKTKKKVSAKVEDIADDLIQLYAAREAEVGYAFSPDDDYQHEFDNAFPYAETDDQLRSIQEIKKDMEKKRPMDRLLVGDVGYGKTEVALRAAFKAVRDGKQVAFLVPTTILAQQHYETMLDRFKNFPVSIGLMSRFRTKKQQEETIDQLKKGQVDIIVGTHRILSKDLEFMDLGLLIIDEEQRFGVKHKERLKQLRAQVDVLTLTATPIPRTLHMSMLGVRDLSVIETPPANRYPVQTYVMEKNPGAIREACEREIARGGQIFYLYNRVDTIEQKVDELKMLLPDARISYAHGQMTEVQLENALMEFINGEYDILVTTTIIETGVDIPNVNTLFVENADHMGLSQLYQLRGRVGRSNRVAYAYFMYEPQKVLNEVSEKRLQAIKDFTELGSGFKIAMRDLSIRGAGNLLGAQQHGFIDSVGFDMYTHMLNEAVNRKRGVDSKETKTMTEIDLGIDAYIPNDYIEDERQKIEMYKRIRQLENQEMYDELEADLLDRFGEYPDEVANLLTIGLIKMNADFALIDKIQKKKQSIYIELSKEGTSAYTIEQLFKALSKTTLKAEISTDEHLAVTFKLGKDTTIATWLHEVSTFIEALRQERYAKKDVQDDADGKN
- a CDS encoding FtsB family cell division protein, with the translated sequence MSEKKTLLALETSEKKPSSQMAKAQREQKQMIYKRRRLTVMFVLAFGLFTFMGINLFRNGQHLLSLQQNHTEVKKEYAKVKTEKKDLENEVKLLKDPEYVEKVARAKYFYSKEGEQVYSIPGLSGAN
- a CDS encoding RNA-binding S4 domain-containing protein, translated to MRLDKFLKISRIIKRRTIAKEIADKGRIQVNHKLAKSSTSVKIGDVITIMFGNKTLEVKVLDLKDTTKKDEAKDLYEIISETKNQD
- a CDS encoding S1 domain-containing RNA-binding protein translates to MSIEVGTKLSGKVSGITNFGAFVDLGDGKTGLVHISEVSNSFVKDINDVLKMNDEVEVKVMSVGDDGKIGLSIKRANEEERPAQRERKEYKRSSNNYQSDRNNRGGNDRGRNNRKPAAVATPQKESFDSLMTNFLKDSDDRLSTLKRSTEGKRGGRGGRRN